One window of the Nothobranchius furzeri strain GRZ-AD chromosome 3, NfurGRZ-RIMD1, whole genome shotgun sequence genome contains the following:
- the alas1 gene encoding 5-aminolevulinate synthase, non-specific, mitochondrial, whose product MDVIIRRCPFLAGMPQAFFQQSKKSLVTYAQRCPIMMELASKPMAPSMARALCSSTSYHQTDTKVATDAPKQEVEPKLPAGHPVAPAGQVVASKCPFLTAEMNQKYSGVVRQVTMEFQEDVEEVRTVQKEVSPAQVKQPSLTSTSKAEEQRNLMKTLLKQRPKRVTHLLQDNLFGRMSRFEYDDFFEKKIEEKKSDHTYRVFKTVNRLATEFPMADDFTGSLEEKREVSVWCSNDYLGMSRHPRVAQSIMDTLHRHGSGAGGTRNISGTSKFHVELEQELADLHQKDAALLFTSCFVANDSTLFTLAKMLPGCEIYSDAGNHASMIQGIRNSGAKKFIFRHNDVAHLREMLQKGDPAKPKIVAFETVHSMDGAVCPLEEMCDLAHEFGAITFVDEVHAVGLYGARGGGIGDRDGVMHKMDIISGTLGKAFGCVGGYIASTSALVDTVRSYAAGFIFTTSLPPMLLAGARQSIQVLKSEEGRTLRRKHQRNVKLLRQMLMDSGLPVVHCPSHIIPIRVSDAEKNTEVCDIMMNRHNIYVQAINYPTVARGDELLRIAPTPHHTPEMMKYFVERLVQTWKEVGMDLRPHSSVECTFCQQPLHFELMSEREKSYFSGLSHPISACA is encoded by the exons ATGGATGTGATCATACGCCGTTGCCCGTTCTTGGCTGGTATGCCTCAGGCCTTCTTCCAACAATCCAAAAAGTCTCTGGTCACTTATGCTCAACGCTGCCCCATCATGATGGAGCTGGCTTCGAAACCCATGGCCCCTTCAATGGCTCGAGCACTTTGCTCTTCAACTTCTTATCATCAGACTGACACCAAGGTTGCAACTGATG CCcctaaacaggaagtggagcctAAGCTGCCTGCTGGTCATCCCGTGGCTCCTGCAGGTCAAGTGGTGGCCTCCAAATGTCCTTTCCTGACTGCTGAAATGAACCAGAAGTACAGCGGTGTGGTCCGCCAGGTTACCATGGAGTTCCAAGAGGATGTAGAGGAAGTACGCACTGTCCAGAAAG AGGTGTCACCTGCCCAGGTGAAGCAGCCATCCTTGACCAGTACCAGTAAAGCTGAGGAGCAAAGGAATTTGATGAAGACTCTCCTAAAGCAGCGTCCAAAGAGGGTCACCCACCTGCTGCAGGACAACTTGTTCGGCAGAa tgtcccgcttCGAGTATGATGATTTTTTTGAGAAGAAGATTGAAGAGAAGAAGAGCGACCACACATATCGTGTGTTTAAAACTGTGAACCGCTTGGCCACCGAATTCCCGATGGCTGATGACTTCACTGGCTCTCTGGAGGAGAAACGGGAGGTGTCTGTTTGGTGCAGCAACGACTACCTGGGCATGAGTCGACACCCTCGAGTTGCTCAATCCATCAT GGATACTTTACATAGGCATGGGTCAGGGGCAGGAGGGACCCGGAATATCTCTGGGACCAGTAAATTCCACGTGGAACTGGAGCAAGAGCTGGCTGATCTTCACCAAAAAGACGCAGCGTTGCTCTTCACCTCCTGCTTTGTCGCCAATGACTCCACCCTTTTCACCCTCGCCAAGATGCTGCCTG GTTGTGAGATTTATTCGGATGCAGGCAACCATGCGTCCATGATCCAGGGCATCAGGAACAGTGGTGCTAAAAAGTTTATATTCCGTCACAACGACGTGGCTCATCTACGCGAGATGTTGCAGAAGGGAGACCCTGCCAAACCCAAGATTGTGGCCTTCGAGACCGTCCACTCCATGGATG GTGCTGTGTGTCCTCTAGAGGAGATGTGCGACTTGGCCCATGAGTTTGGCGCCATCACCTTTGTTGATGAGGTTCATGCTGTAGGTCTATACGGTGCCAGAGGAGGCGGGATCGGGGACAGggatggggttatgcacaagatgGATATCATTTCAGGAACTTTAG GCAAAGCTTTTGGTTGTGTGGGCGGCTACATTGCCAGCACCTCAGCCCTGGTGGACACGGTGCGCTCCTAcgccgctggtttcatcttcactacCTCCCTGCCACCGATGCTCCTGGCTGGAGCCAGACAGTCCATCCAGGTCCTGAAAAGTGAAGAAGGTCGCACGCTGAGACGTAAACACCAACGTaatgtcaagctgctcagacagatGCTGATGGACTCAGGGCTGCCTGTCGTTCACTGCCCCAGCCACATCATCCCTATCCGG GTGTCAGACGCTGAGAAAAATACAGAAGTGTGTGACATCATGATGAACCGCCACAACATCTATGTGCAAGCCATCAACTATCCCACTGTCGCAAGAGGGGATGAGCTCCTGCGCATCGCCCCAACTCCTCACCACACCCCTGAGATGATGAAGTACTTTGTTG AGAGGCTGGTGCAGACGTGGAAGGAGGTGGGGATGGATCTGAGGCCCCACTCATCAGTAGAGTGTACCTTCTGCCAGCAGCCACTGCACTTTGAGCTGATGAGTGAGCGGGAGAAATCCTACTTCAGTGGCCTAAGCCACCCTATATCAGCCTGCGCGTAA